Part of the Carcharodon carcharias isolate sCarCar2 chromosome 20, sCarCar2.pri, whole genome shotgun sequence genome is shown below.
TGATTCTAATATCCTAATCTTCCAATCGCCAGATATTTTAATTTACCactttgctcccactctgacccctctgtccttggcctgttacAGTGCAATGAACTCAATGCAAAAGCGAAGAACAGCATCTGATCTATTGACAGGGcacaagggcagaatcttctggtctgCATGTGGGGACGGGTGTGCGTctcaacatcaccgtgcatcattctgatcttcagtttggcaggcgtgcacaggagtcggctgcgcgctgaactgtcaaaggcctattaaggccatttatccACTAATTGAACTGATTGTCTGGGCTACCCATCCAACctgctggtgggcaggcaaagagaccaggcagccttcacgtttctcatgaaacctcatccatgggcaggatgaggtttcatgaagactttataaattaaattaaaaattttattgaaatacataaacatgtcccagctcatgtgacactatcacatgcggggacatgtctgagtaatattttttattgtttttttccatttttcatgatgaaattaatctccccgaagcagctctgtgcctcagggagatttctgtgctcttttgcaggcATGCACCAAAgggcgcaggccccgactcttcctcctccctctgcccagacagcgagcactcagtgcttctgggcTGGCCCCACACGTGAAATGGTGGCGCCCAGTCGATCGCGagcggcgatcggctgcgtgcctgcccgcgcctgctcccactcagcccacacaacagggcaaaaattCTCCCCGTAGTCTTTTGGacacaacattgagttcaacaacttcagactgtaATCTCTGTTGCCATTTagatttctttttcctttttggtTTGCATTTTATTCCCGCTCTTGTTTTTCTGTTACTTCTTTTACTTTGCTTTTGGACAGCAGCTATTAAGGATCCAACCATTCACACATCCTCttgcacatcttttgtttctttacttgtctcattaccactccctttggccttgcacaaAGAAACCTTTTGCCATTTACCCTCTcctgccaattaacggccagccagctaagagcctcagcgctgccagggttgggggcaggaggattgcgagtgctgaagtctgcgcatgtcTGGGGCagcgcacactgaaagctccttgaaggcacagagctgcctcagggagctgaagaattttaaactgaGGAATTaacattttacaaatgatataaacatgtcctcacatgtgactcagtcacatcaAGAGGGAGGTGTTAAAAATGACATTAAAACATtcctttttttttagtaaccattggaaacctcatccatgggcgggatgaggtttcactaaaaatgcaaaggccgtctggcaTATTCGCCCACCTGCCGACTGAACAGTTAtgcaggcagtgaaaaatacaaattaattactcgtttaagggccttaataagcctcttaattgtcagcgagtGTGCTGCCACCTCTCGTGCACGCCCGCCGACTAAAAGATTACGAGTgtacgtgatgacatcgggacactcgcctgacatcattacGCACTATTTCACTCATGTCCGGGTTGGGCTtgcgcctgcctgcctgcctgcggaatgaaaaatcctgcccctggtctTGAACCCAGCTGAGACGGGCAAGATGAAAGGTTTTCTCACTGTTGGCTGTAAGTGAAATTAAGTGTGGCCACTCTATTAATAGCCATGAGCACTCAGTAAAAAATGATCTAAAATTAAGTATTAATGGGCATAAACACTGCAATCTCCTCAGACAAGCTAACAGAAGGCAAGTGAGCGAAGTAAAAAATTTCCCACCACTAATGCTTGAAAGGTAGTCGATTGGGGGGACTATTTTGCTCTTCCTCAATCTGTAGTCTAGCTAACCTCAGATTGCCTCATGTCTGCACTTGGTGTAAAAAAACCAAAATACCACAAAATTCTATTTTTCAGCATTATCAAACTTGCACCTTTACACCAACGTTTTGAAATGAACAAGGGCGATGACATTTTTTCAGTCCCCAAAGCAACTATTTTCTGCAGTTTTAAGTGAAGCTGCCATTGACCAGCAAGTGGTGCTGAATGATGGGCAGATTTGTGCTGTACACATACACCTGCTAAGAATGAAGTCAAGGTTGGCCAAATTCATCTGACTCTGGATCTTTACACTCAACAGACAGATAAGACTTTCATCCTAATTCCCTTCAATGTTTAAACAGGTACCAACATTGAAACTTTATTTTATACATATATTTGCTTCAGTTTTTCATATTTTAGACAATTCACATTCTAAGGAATGGATAACTTGAAGCAACAGTAGCCTGTTTTTAGAATATCATCTCAAGGATTATATCTTGGAATACAGTATTAATATTATATGTATTTTTTTGTATTATTGATTGCCAAATTTATCTGCAATAATTGAGCAATTTCTAGATTTTTGGTTAGTATTACCCTTATTTCATGCATCATGACTTGTCTATCATTCTGCCGTAATATTTTCATCAAGCCTCGGTGTCAGTGTAAGCTGCAACAAACATACTTACCCCATTATATTTTTTGACTTTGGTTCTTGTCCTATTGTTCTCTCCTTGCCTCCATATTATGCCAGACTGTGGTCCTGGATTGAATCCTCTCCCACCAGTGGATAACTATCCCACAGTTATATCTCCAAAAGTAGATTAACTGGCCATTTATCTCACTATTGCTCACAGTGCCTTCCTATATGCAAACTAGCTGTTGCACTTGCCTATAAAATGAAGTAATTCATTGACTCTGCTGTAGGTCTTCCTGAGAATTGAAAGGCAGTGCACATGTTCTCTTTCTTTAAAACCCCCTGCACCAGTGACTTGCCACATCCCGTCCTCCACTGCGGCCTAAGTGAGGGAAAAGTCAAAAAAGAGAaacacacaggatagaagagagaAAAGAAAGTGGCAGAAAAGAAAGATGAGAGTAGAGACAGAACAGCAGGAGGGAAAGGAAGGACAAAGAAagaacagcacaggaggagagggagatcagAGGCAGGAGCAGAATGCAAGTGAAAAGcaggagatcaaacagaaaaTAGTGGATGAAGATAAGGAGaaagaagaacaaaagagaaggacGCAAACTAGAGGTGACAGAATCTGCTAAGAGAAAAACTTCTTTGACTTACATAACAAAGAGAGATTTACTAATATGGAGTGAGACATTCACCTTGCAAACAAACAAGTTAAAAGCAAAACCCAGCTTTGGTGAAAAATATCATTTGCTTAAGGTCAACCTTTTAGATACctaaatgaaataaataaattgtTTTGCCAATTAATATCTCATCAAAGCTTAAGTTTCCTGTATATTACCATCCCCAAATTATTGCAGTCTAACACCAATTTTTTACCCCACCATCCCTAAGAAGTTAACTTGAAAAATTTCATTCAGAAATTGTCCTACTCAAGATGCAGGTGCTATACCTTCCCTTTGTCCAAATGCTCGAACATATGTGTTTAACTTACAAAAGACGGTTTACCTTTGAACAAGACATAATTGAGAAGTACCATCACGGTTGTTGCATCAAGTGTTTTAATTAATTCTTGAATTTCGCCTTTCGTTTTCTTGCTCACGTAAGTATTGATCTGTTCTTTTGCTTTATCTGTTTCTTTGAAATTAGCACTTATCACCTCTGCCTTATAAAATTGCTTTGCATCCTCAAGGAATTTCTGATTAACATCAAATTCCTGCTGGATATGCAGAGAGTTCCCAATTGTTAAATTTAGTTCACGATCTTCTCTGGTTAGCTTTTGCAGGAAAAATTTGAATGTCTCATGCACTTCTGCTGCATCATTCTGTGACATATTGCTGTACCCAAGAGCCCGTAGAAGCTGATTGCGAGTGCTATCTCTTGCACCTAAAGACAGCATGCTCAGTGCAGCAGAGACGCTTATTGGAGAGAAGAAAATATTCTTGGAAGTTGAACTTGGTTGAGAGACAATTTGTCTGTAGAGACGCAAGGCAAAGTCTGTATTTGCAGCTACAAGTTTCAGTGCAGATATTTGTTGTGAATTGATTTCATTTGGTACGGCAGGTTTTCCATTAACACTGACTACTCCACtgtagagcacagtgagcagtagCAAAGCTACCGGAATCAGCTTCACCATGTTTAACCTGCAAAACAAAGAACAAACTTGTGTTGTAGTGCTTTGAGGTAATTCAAATACTGACCAGCTTTCATCTGACTCACACTTATATTCTGTACAATCTTAATAATGAATCCTTAATACGCCCCTGCAAGATGAGTTCCAAAGAGATTTGAATAATGCCAATCCTACCTGAAAGGAAGCATGCTGTTTGTACTTCACCTTTCTCCTTGCTCGTACATGGTCCTTTGTGTTAACTGTCAATTTATACCACAGCAAATGCAAACAGCTCAGTTACATATTAATCAGTAAACTGACCTGCAGTCTGGCAGTTACCAATGCTTTACAATGATCTTTGCATTAAAAATACATTTCTTACAACTATGTGCTTAGCTAAATGTGGCAAAAAGAGTTTTCATATATCATATTTTGTGTTGAGAAAACCTGTTACCTATTTTCCCTTCTTTTGTTGTACTCTGATGTCCCTCAAACTATGATGTTCTGAATAAATTGTAAGTCATTTATTACTGGATAATGTTTAAGGTTTTATTGTTAGTTTCCACATTTTAATGTGAGGTGGTCATTGTTAATAAACATGCTGCCTTGTAATTGCAATTCATGCTAAATCTCCATTGAAGTTGATCTTTCATAGAATTATGAACAGTGGCAGCTTAAGATAAACAGACTGTCAGTTAAACAAAAATCCCAAAGATACTTAATGAAATAATATTACATTTATTGTAATTATATTTATTTACAATTAACCGCATTTAAACTTGCAAGCCAAAATACATATTATTCATACAATCTTCGAATTCTGCAGCATAGAAGGAGTTTCATTCATCTTTAATACACCAGCTCTTTAAATGAGCAATTAATTTAATTCCATTCCTGTGCCCTTTGCTTATAGCCATTTAacttattgtatttatttatccagttctctttttgACAGCTGTTATGCATTCTGCCGCCAATACTGTTTTGATAGGCCATTCCATGTTATAACAACGCTCTGCATAAAATTGTTTTTGCTGACCTCTGCTTCTGTTGGCTTAGTGAGTAGTGGGAATAATTTTTCCCGATCTACTGTATCAACACCTCGCATAAGTTTCAGCACAAATTCGGAATTGTGAAGCTAGGCAATTAAAAGTGAGGAGAATTAAAAAGAAGGaaaatttgaatttatatagtggcTTTCACATTTtaaagatgtcccaaagtgctttacagacaacGAAGCACTTTGTGGAGTTACTGAAGTAATGTCGgcaatgcagcagtcaatttgtgcaaaACAAATTCCTACAAGCAGCAACATGATAACGACTAGatgatctgtttcagtgatgttgatttaGGGATAATTATCGGCCGGGGTACTGGGTATAACTCACTTACTCACCTTCTAGCCATTGGATCTACTATGTCCAACTGAGTGGCAGACATGGCCTCaggttaatgtctcatccaaaggatgACACCTCTGATagtgaaacactccctcagtactgaatggGAGTGTCAGCCCGGAGTGCTCAATTCCTGGATTGGGACTAGAATCTAAACCTTCTAACTCTTATCTAAACTTGTTTGAGTCTATGTACCCAGATAACAGTGATAATTTATAACTATCTATTCAAGGCTAAGTACTCACACAGTCACATTTAATTTAATCAGCAGCAATTTCAATGAGAAAGCTTGACTTAAAGCTCTGAAGGTCAGTTGACTCAAAAATTGGGGAGGATCACCTCCTTAAAGCTTATTTGAAGTGAAAAGGTTCATGCCGAAGTGAGTCAATAACGTTAACAgcttaatttaaattaaaaatagaagCAACTTTCAAGATTCTAGGGCTGAATTGTTGGGTTTTGGATTGAGACCCCGActttggaatcaattctgagtcCTGACCCAGCATCGTTCCAGTATCCGATGTCTAACGCGATTTTCAAGTTGATGGCTAATTAGAGGCCAGATGATGCACTCCCCATCTAATTCGGCATGGCAGATAGGCCCCCAAGGCTGGAGGGCCAGTAAGCACTGAACGATCAGCAGCCCCACCGTCAGAGGCAGAAGCTGCCAACGTAGGGGGAGAGCAAGAGGGCACATCGGTACAGTGAAATAGGATCAGGCCTTATAAGAGCTGAGCTGAATTCGACTCCTGTGCCACTTCACTGACATTGACAATGGATTCGTCAATTCCCACAGATTGTCAAGTTAAATGAATTATTTATCATTGGATACTCACCCTATTCTGAGTGTTCATGACCAGTTGTTAGTGTTCAAATAAAATTAATATAACTAAAGTTATACATTCCATCCATTCTTTAGATCATGGTTCCTTTTTCACAATAGTCATAAATTTCACTATTGCACATGTTGTAACTAATTTTGAAAGAATACAATTTAATACTATGGAACATTGTAGAACTGTTTCACAAAGTAAGATGGTGACATTATTAGAACTTAGgtcccaacagaaaataaaaacatttattttgaTACACATTGGTGTACATACAAAGCAGAATGATTGTTCATGCTAATTGGACTTGATCTACAAATGGCAGAGACAACATTACACTTCAAAAGAGAATGGATTATCTTTTGGAATAGTCCACTTCACTTTATAACTGCTATTTTTGACTTGCTGCCTTCTTGTTATTGATAACTTTGGAAAAATATCCAGTTTTTCAGGCCATCACATATCATGCCGGTGTATGCTGTCATTTCTAAACTTAAAATGGCAGATTTGATTTGATAAATGGAAAAAAAGTGGCACTAAAATGTACAAGATGCTGTAAGTTACATCAGCTAAAATTGATTTATAAGTTTATCTGGTTGAGTGCTGGAACAACAGTAAAAGCTGCAACAATTGAATATTGTCCTCAAGATGTCAAGGTAAATGAAAGGAGTGAGTTATTACCATTAAAAAGAACTTAAATCTACTTAAAATATTCCCTTCTGTATAGAAAAAGTGCTTTCTTCAAGAGAAGAAAGAACTTTCTGCTAATGAGAATTGGATTTGTTTCCTTCGGAAACTTTAAAAACTCAACATGTAGCTTTGAAGATGTTATTTACTCAAGATTTTTGAACTTAGATCTTTAAACAAGAGAGCACAGGCAACATTTAAACCATGTCATTAACTTGTGATCCCTTCTTTCAAACAAGCCAGTGCATAAGCATCCACAGTAAGAATCAATTAATGAGTTTTGAATACTTTTTTGATCAATGTTTAATTTGTTAATTGATTTGACAGTCAGTACATCACTGCACAGGGGATGACTAAGTGTTATGAAAATGCATTGTAATCAGTCATCAAGCATATCAGCTCTAGTTGTGTTTTTTTACTTTGAGTGTTGATCCGCCtcaagctgttgaactcaataatgAGCTAAATTTTCCTATGGTGGTGTTTTGCCAGAGGCGATTTGGAATTGCAATTCCGTCAGCTCTGACTCCATTGCATTTGCCTGAGTCAGGTTAATCTTAATATTAGGAGTGGGTGTTTACGCCCCCTATTGGAAACTTGACACCTTGAAGTCCTTAGGCTCTACCTTTCATGaaaaaaaggacaaaattaaTCTAAAAGTGGGGTCATTCTATTTGAAGTGCCCAGCTTTTATTTTATATACAGAATGAAAATTTAAATAGATGAATAGCTGTTGTTTGCATTGGAAATATTAATCTGTTATTTAAATAGGTTTCCTTAACACAGAATTTTACTTGGTTGGAGATGTTTTCTTACTGTTTCAAGTTGAACTGTtatattgggcggaattttctgtgcccactggcatcgggtgtgtttggtggtgtgagtggacattatggcaagaaggccagaaatcgtgTTAGCCATTGTCAGCGCAGCCCAttgatggtgggccacgttcccCGCTATCGGACTTCGGGAACCTCatcgtaatacatctgcatatcattataaggcaagCCCACCGGAACCatacccccaacccaccctcccaatccggctggattgtccgcccacgtcggtgtgattgcaccccagtgcagaacacgtcttgacaagtgtgatgtgcagaagtagggacttactgccagggcctagctcacatcgcggacatccgaggagcagaagatgctggagcccgacaccaatggcacactggaggaccgcccatggcatgctgggtggattctcatggacatggctccagcacaaagcagctcgCAGCaattggaaagtcactgttgagggtctgctcataatggatgatggtcaaggggatgGAGAAGAAGGTCCAGCTATGTTTGGGAGTGGAAGATGTACTAGGGGGTagcagaggaagaggtgtcaggaaggggtgaagttgggagggagagcatgaaggtgtcaggggctgaggttgggagggggagaatgaaggtgtcaggatggggtgaggttgggagggaaggAATTAAGGTGttgctggggagtttgggagggggaaggagtatgAGGGAGGATGGGTTAAcaggggagaagacagcaactggggaggtaggtgtaagggggggatggaaggtgtaagggaaggagttcggaggggggaagaggtGCGGAGACGGGAGGGAGTCCAGTGAGAGgatggagtgtggagaggggaaggagccggggagtggggtgggggggagtgttggggtgggggggggggggctgcgtggggggggggggggggaa
Proteins encoded:
- the LOC121292362 gene encoding alpha-1-antitrypsin-like, yielding MEVPEPLEKPAHSSKEDQPGSGVIHIRPLTYFEERAIVLTIVMMWTMSAVTLHNSEFVLKLMRGVDTVDREKLFPLLTKPTEAEVSKNNFMQSVVITWNGLSKQLNMVKLIPVALLLLTVLYSGVVSVNGKPAVPNEINSQQISALKLVAANTDFALRLYRQIVSQPSSTSKNIFFSPISVSAALSMLSLGARDSTRNQLLRALGYSNMSQNDAAEVHETFKFFLQKLTREDRELNLTIGNSLHIQQEFDVNQKFLEDAKQFYKAEVISANFKETDKAKEQINTYVSKKTKGEIQELIKTLDATTVMVLLNYVLFKGNWMKPFDPQMTYETDFHVDDTTTVKVQMMKKSGIYYTGYDSQLSSHVISVPYHGNASLVLILPAPGKLAEVEQNLTIDNFQHFFYSLSLGSAQLHLPKLLLKESYQLNELLMAMGVTDVFSVNSDLSGISGTAPLKVSKVTHEAVLEIDEKGTKATAATDVEVTLLSVPHQYKFDSPFLLLIADHNIKSVLFAGRVVNPTV